The following proteins are encoded in a genomic region of Amblyomma americanum isolate KBUSLIRL-KWMA unplaced genomic scaffold, ASM5285725v1 scaffold_19, whole genome shotgun sequence:
- the LOC144111937 gene encoding N-acyl-phosphatidylethanolamine-hydrolyzing phospholipase D-like, giving the protein MLTDYLGVILFLLQVLWGGWCVISPEYRFYFAGDTGYCDVFKQIGQAYGPFDVAAIPIGAYEPRWFMKYQHVNPEEAVLIHKDVRSRATLAVHWGTFTLANEYYLDPPVKLRESLDRHGISPREFFTLKHGESRLLHATTSNRTSRVLP; this is encoded by the exons ATGCTGACCGACTATCTTGGTGTGATTCTCTTTCTGCTGCAGGTGCTGTGGGGAGGCTGGTGTGTCATCAGCCCCGAGTACCGGTTTTACTTTGCGGGCGACACAGGCTACTGTGACGTTTTCAAGCAAATTGGGCAGGCGTACGGGCCTTTCGATGTGGCTGCTATTCCCATCGGAGCGTATGAGCCCAG GTGGTTCATGAAGTACCAGCACGTGAACCCCGAGGAAGCAGTTCTTATCCACAAGGATGTGCGCAGCCGTGCCACGCTGGCAGTGCATTGGGGAACCTTTACGCTTGCCAATGAG TACTACCTCGACCCTCCCGTGAAACTGCGCGAAAGTCTCGATCGCCACGGCATATCGCCCCGCGAGTTCTTCACGTTGAAGCACGGCGAGTCGCGGCTGCTGCACGCAACGACTTCGAACCGAACGTCCCGTGTGTTACCCTGA
- the LOC144111961 gene encoding ectopic P granules protein 5 homolog → MEQVRVKKKPKKKQHSGQPQASTSSACESSNLAVTSAKLDAEGAVASQSCDEKSVVYATPQPSATGDNCDEASGAAPEGVDSSACIDGTDAVLPSYPAEAVTEQQDDGERCPEELNADQVTETVTLAAPKVPTAPAESLDSHYAFPSSSHAAATERCQVGDTKAPAAVAVRSDDALSRNRSIGKLYPELSEIRDNRESMRPFTEDQILMLYESAWLKARKSIVAEFVTLNEERHLNHHELYRLLENYLKSREQLASTQSVVRSLQEDVAQQEACLWDIVPDVVSGKGRCADNKRVTGEHYFQRALYNNDAASAMASSAQKLLKLLGEKHVLHMHNAHTQRVQIDYYFQLLLDAAPFRDMPKNTPVSSGTQPQLAGSVAELRTCISVLYVFLRKAVQDDVFVSDVQSWLRMLGSLLLRVASLADHFFLLNHVVRCPPGIHKWAISLVQIPSPMPRPENTDWRQATVGCQQLDYALAALATILLPVESRAEYLQPLQSALEAASCHEPWVVLDSDGEEDDPPSVVYWRENDVVALLNQVPFAGIFQHLLLVVSEDYDAARTSEQGVLKLIAVASHLVSIFHTGLKTFNHSRYKQLTKRISRLIRHTVQYVSDHWKSFRLTQGANDTAILMRLQIEYDQFFLRAVNCIFYSQSTGAWQFMAVLPYSCVSTVMLWQLLWLLHNNYEEKVQQTHLSPSEICEQLQEKGQKQSFEEKLCSMPQSEVYFLLTSFANMATSREGDGRAFTHVVALEVFQITYLNRNLRQLFAKEGRDLLSSLAQKEPCVVSVLLDAIDDHMMALGVMACYLMQSMPLHLWVPDKQDLDVISHFLLYYPLDSPQSQLARLLIENLNYGFNEQGQLSLQHCLHQQLALLLLEAYNKLCVPFEAAGYVYKQVRYLSYLATGTTGETSTPMGFAAWVWTTLFQLKLHAFDSNHELQLRLVMDETPPPDIAPDLEQCEWLHPLLRASKDLRPPALFLSVSIGTIGHYREQVLGTGLKLVSTLILNEQHAAAVKCIGHILPLFYLHQDMLLGNQQFLEDLQRLVLADNTYLAAAKSLVGSEQQGTVLKELAAMMTCLVQQAKRWGLPSLPIRLWTALLFHLPDTPMHRAAYKPKGRENVMHLLDVVVQLAYFEADCLDSVLAHFTELLATLPAPTASQSMMRSVFSYMLGSQSGSWPAMVPFQSAPTFPWFSLAGMLAEAQLPEVATAWKSLLSAIADSPQVSMEVLVKKTMQAPLDVLLLYRWAYQALQTDADHPALPLIWQQFFSLYLQRCPNGNSAGPRFFESTSYFSLLKKMKRRLSELADHSYQRCANTDEEEPSRDLLERLFKMYRTFSLWLEEPRLQTASIDFSALPSQYCPDALCAIIQGNCQLWHELLSLEEGQRKLQSLQQLPQRPSASRPCRNQQQHCEQAPEERIISRLKTYEGQMPAPSMPMLRPIIPAVHCLAPQVRELVSAQLRVLVGEASTVVGRLDKLTCLDHICREELLPILYDNVAAFVHLSVPCDYREECKGPLHLRLQYYEAREAPDISHKIEKNRTEWIATLTELQRAPPHASCCAQVQLEACLTQLVQRHRQATPGTKEALQKLGSEVFFDVVGFLHKEMVQYLPTRQFVTLCLDMVGEEFVANRADQCLPVLQAILNDPSMVGHVAPFFSPGAANEEQYALMYQSVSSCIIPSLYNAVFVMLSKFDLPGWLISHEPSKAVRQQLLVAVEKALCKCGISPQAPLLPLVEVFHLHLYSLLQFHFPEHYAFVLAMLLRGTESCSIAVTTWGVFLQALGYCMPDKVVKTYDEEYAKHQCLLTLAEAGGSIDTTADHFTGLRKSDASTAKSGLYGRVRPFLPVLPRFFSVIAHCYIWEKLKAPSANLQEAVNIVLRLYGPWLELTDGKSMCLPWLPGDTKDASCMADSLVTVLAFFHRCCQDAWNVNVLSLAWQHYFIKYVWTNPPEYITTAVQTAFATLPWSQFCPSTDDMRLACKLLEAKYSGHLDFLVNVFTQVQWKERLDETLQLAAECVVEYHSCFAELVVSLAWHQNMSAFVATTVGPLHEHEWGMLPVELVSLVQKKLACNCDVRQLLKASPGTDKTMLDFVATLSCMSPGTKRDPNKQLSFVTTLVGLYGPALEAAEVQDVTMLLPQLLDQCQMVQGSVPVLGRALSLLDSGRKGSAQEQALLGGLLPWLDERPGHPVLLAVLAAACTNIASVQHLVCVTEACLAAFFEENTAADGGWAQAAAAFRVPELTVADFREQCAMQGAHLTQMCYLMHCLPQCRSPEDERALLDQLADWVSQGRAGGESEPKLLLLWAKLLTLSLRQLDFGGSPQVVARLLGNFCATLGVLGEDRDTGGLLGALGMGRRSTVSVQFRFCCRVVAAFVAARLTDNAAVANQMLSRLQVLQTTKAYQPLLQEIQEALNIVQDTSLTLGDSLHMIQTLVNFFYCEKAYLRVLFFGTV, encoded by the coding sequence ATGGAGCAAGTAAGAGTGAAGAAGAAACCTAAAAAGAAACAACATTCTGGCCAGCCTCAGGCTTCCACGAGCTCCGCATGCGAGTCCAGCAATCTAGCAGTGACAAGTGCAAAATTGGACGCCGAAGGTGCAGTAGCTTCGCAATCGTGCGACGAGAAGAGCGTTGTTTACGCGACTCCCCAGCCGTCGGCCACTGGTGATAACTGCGATGAGGCAAGCGGCGCTGCTCCTGAAGGTGTGGATTCATCAGCGTGTATCGATGGCACCGATGCAGTGCTGCCCAGCTACCCCGCAGAGGCCGTTACGGAACAACAGGACGATGGCGAAAGGTGCCCGGAAGAGCTCAACGCCGATCAGGTAACGGAAACAGTCACGCTAGCTGCCCCCAAAGTACCAACTGCTCCAGCAGAAAGTCTCGATAGTCACTACGCTTTCCCAAGTTCTTCTCATGCCGCCGCAACAGAGCGTTGCCAGGTTGGTGATACCAAAGCGCCCGCCGCAGTCGCGGTTcgcagtgacgatgcgctcagtCGAAACAGAAGCATTGGCAAGTTGTATCCGGAGCTTTCGGAAATACGCGACAATCGAGAGTCTATGCGCCCGTTCACGGAAGACCAGATACTCATGCTGTACGAAAGCGCCTGGCTGAAAGCGAGAAAAAGCATAGTTGCGGAATTCGTGACCCTCAATGAAGAGCGACACTTGAACCACCACGAGCTCTACAGGCTTCTAGAAAATTACCTGAAGTCCAGGGAGCAACTTGCCTCAACACAGTCTGTTGTGCGCAGCTTACAAGAAGATGTCGCACAGCAAGAAGCATGCCTGTGGGATATTGTGCCGGATGTTGTTAGTGGAAAAGGGAGGTGCGCCGACAACAAGCGAGTCACTGGCGAGCATTATTTTCAGCGCGCGCTGTACAACAATGACGCGGCGTCAGCAATGGCGTCGTCTGCGCAGAAGCTGCTCAAGTTGCTTGGAGAAAAGCATGTCTTGCACATGCACAATGCTCATACACAGCGGGTCCAGATCGATTACTATTTCCAGCTGCTCTTGGATGCTGCTCCTTTCCGGGACATGCCAAAGAATACTCCTGTCAGCAGTGGAACGCAGCCGCAACTTGCGGGCAGTGTTGCTGAACTGAGGACATGCATCAGTGTGCTGTATGTGTTTTTGAGGAAGGCCGTGCAAGATGATGTGTTTGTGAGTGACGTGCAATCGTGGTTGCGCATGCTGGGAAGCCTGCTCTTACGAGTGGCTTCCTTGGCTGATCACTTCTTCCTGCTGAACCATGTGGTGCGGTGTCCACCAGGAATCCACAAGTGGGCCATCAGCCTAGTCCAGATACCAAGCCCCATGCCGCGGCCTGAAAACACCGATTGGCGCCAGGCTACGGTAGGCTGCCAACAGCTGGACTATGCGCTGGCGGCATTGGCCACCATTTTGCTGCCAGTTGAAAGCCGCGCAGAGTACCTTCAACCCCTACAGAGCGCCTTAGAGGCAGCCTCCTGCCACGAGCCATGGGTTGTGCTGGACTCTGATGGTGAGGAAGATGATCCACCTTCAGTGGTCTACTGGAGGGAGAACGACGTTGTGGCTCTGCTGAACCAGGTGCCCTTTGCAGGCATCTTCCAACATCTCCTGTTGGTGGTGTCCGAGGACTACGACGCAGCCAGAACTTCCGAGCAAGGTGTTCTCAAGCTGATTGCAGTGGCTTCGCACTTGGTCTCAATTTTCCATACTGGCCTGAAGACGTTTAACCACTCGCGTTACAAGCAGCTAACCAAGAGAATCAGCCGCTTGATTCGTCACACAGTTCAGTATGTCTCGGACCATTGGAAGAGCTTTCGGCTCACGCAAGGTGCAAATGACACGGCCATTCTGATGCGCCTCCAAATTGAGTATGATCAGTTCTTCCTGCGTGCAGTCAACTGCATATTCTACTCGCAGAGCACAGGCGCGTGGCAGTTCATGGCCGTCCTTCCTTACTCTTGCGTGTCAACAGTTATGCTATGGCAGTTGCTGTGGCTCCTGCACAATAATTACGAAGAAAAGGTGCAGCAGACCCATCTGTCTCCGAGCGAAATCTGTGAACAGTTGCAAGAAAAAGGGCAGAAGCAGAGCTTTGAAGAGAAACTGTGCTCCATGCCTCAGTCGGAGGTGTACTTCTTGCTGACTTCATTTGCTAACATGGCTACCTCCAGAGAAGGGGATGGCCGTGCTTTCACTCATGTGGTGGCCCTGGAAGTCTTCCAAATCACCTACCTGAACCGCAACCTGAGGCAGCTGTTTGCCAAGGAAGGACGTGATCTGCTGTCGTCCCTAGCGCAGAAGGAGCCGTGTGTTGTGTCAGTGCTACTGGACGCTATCGATGACCACATGATGGCACTGGGTGTGATGGCTTGCTACCTGATGCAGTCCATGCCCCTGCACCTGTGGGTTCCCGACAAGCAAGACTTGGACGTCATTTCTCATTTCCTTCTCTATTACCCACTTGACTCGCCCCAGAGCCAGTTGGCTCGACTACTCATCGAGAACCTCAACTACGGCTTCAATGAACAGGGCCAACTTTCTCTGCAACACTGCCTGCACCAACAACTTGCACTTCTGCTCCTCGAAGCCTACAATAAGCTGTGCGTTCCGTTTGAGGCAGCTGGCTATGTCTACAAGCAGGTCCGTTACTTGTCGTATCTGGCAACGGGCACCACTGGCGAGACTTCAACGCCCATGGGCTTTGCTGCCTGGGTATGGACAACCCTCTTCCAACTCAAGCTGCATGCATTTGACAGCAACCACGAATTGCAGCTGCGCCTTGTCATGGATGAAACTCCTCCGCCAGACATTGCACCAGATCTCGAACAGTGCGAGTGGCTCCACCCTCTCCTTCGGGCTAGCAAGGACCTGCGCCCTCCAGCTCTCTTTCTGTCGGTTTCTATCGGGACTATTGGTCACTACCGAGAACAGGTGCTTGGCACTGGCCTGAAGCTCGTATCAACACTGATACTCAAtgagcagcatgcagcagccgtGAAATGCATAGGTCATATCTTGCCACTCTTCTATTTGCATCAGGACATGCTTTTAGGCAACCAGCAGTTCCTGGAAGATTTACAGCGCTTAGTTTTGGCAGACAACACGTACCTGGCAGCAGCCAAAAGTCTTGTGGGGTCGGAACAGCAAGGCACTGTGCTGAAGGAGCTTGCTGCTATGATGACCTGCCTTGTTCAGCAAGCCAAGCGCTGGGGCCTTCCATCACTTCCCATCAGGCTTTGGACAGCACTGCTATTCCACCTTCCCGACACCCCCATGCACAGAGCAGCCTACAAGCCCAAGGGCCGGGAAAATGTCATGCACCTTCTTGACGTTGTGGTACAGCTGGCCTACTTTGAGGCAGACTGTCTTGACAGTGTGCTGGCACACTTTACAGAACTGCTCGCCACCTTGCCAGCGCCCACAGCATCACAATCCATGATGAGGTCAGTGTTCTCCTACATGCTTGGAAGCCAAAGTGGCTCTTGGCCAGCGATGGTGCCCTTCCAGTCGGCACCGACGTTCCCATGGTTTTCCCTGGCAGGGATGCTTGCAGAAGCTCAGCTACCAGAAGTGGCCACTGCCTGGAAGTCCTTGCTGTCTGCCATAGCAGATTCACCCCAGGTGTCCATGGAAGTCCTCGTCAAGAAAACCATGCAGGCACCCTTGGATGTCCTACTGCTGTACCGATGGGCTTACCAGGCTCTACAGACTGATGCAGACCATCCCGCCTTGCCCCTTATAtggcagcaatttttttcccTCTATCTGCAAAGGTGTCCCAATGGTAATAGTGCAGGCCCTCGTTTCTTTGAGAGCACAAGCTATTTCTCTTTGCTGAAGAAAATGAAACGGCGGCTGAGTGAGTTAGCAGACCATAGCTACCAGCGGTGTGCTAACACGGATGAAGAGGAACCATCAAGAGATCTGCTTGAGAGGTTGTTCAAAATGTACCGCACTTTCAGTCTGTGGCTGGAAGAGCCACGCCTTCAGACTGCCAGCATTGACTTCAGTGCCCTGCCATCTCAGTACTGCCCCGATGCACTGTGTGCCATCATTCAAGGAAACTGCCAGCTCTGGCACGAGCTTCTGTCTCTGGAGGAAGGACAGCGCAAGCTCCAGAGCCTTCAGCAGCTTCCCCAGCGACCGAGTGCCAGCCGCCCCTGCAGAAATCAGCAGCAGCATTGTGAACAAGCCCCCGAAGAACGCATCATCTCTCGGCTCAAGACATATGAAGGCCAGATGCCAGCGCCTTCCATGCCAATGCTTCGACCAATCATTCCCGCCGTGCATTGCCTTGCACCACAAGTGCGAGAGTTGGTGTCTGCGCAGCTTAGGGTGCTAGTAGGTGAGGCGAGCACAGTCGTTGGCCGGCTGGACAAACTGACCTGCTTGGATCACATTTGCCGGGAGGAACTGTTACCCATTCTCTATGACAACGTTGCTGCGTTTGTGCACCTGTCCGTGCCCTGTGACTACCGTGAGGAGTGCAAAGGCCCGCTACACCTGAGGCTGCAGTACTACGAAGCAAGAGAGGCCCCCGACATTTCGCACAAGATAGAGAAGAACAGGACCGAGTGGATCGCCACTCTGACAGAGCTGCAGCGTGCTCCACCACATGCCAGTTGCTGCGCACAAGTGCAGCTGGAGGCCTGCCTCACTCAGCTGGTTCAGCGGCACCGTCAGGCCACCCCAGGCACGAAGGAGGCACTGCAGAAGCTGGGCAGTGAAGTCTTCTTTGATGTGGTCGGGTTTCTGCACAAGGAGATGGTGCAATACCTTCCTACAAGACAGTTTGTGACCCTCTGCTTGGACATGGTGGGAGAAGAGTTTGTGGCCAACAGGGCTGATCAGTGCCTGCCTGTGCTGCAAGCGATTCTCAACGACCCGAGCATGGTAGGCCATGTGGCTCCTTTCTTCAGTCCAGGAGCAGCAAATGAAGAACAGTATGCCCTCATGTACCAGTCCGTAAGCTCCTGCATCATTCCAAGCCTCTACAATGCTGTGTTTGTGATGCTCTCCAAGTTTGATCTCCCTGGCTGGCTGATCAGCCACGAGCCCAGCAAGGCTGTGCGACAGCAGCTGCTAGTGGCCGTGGAGAAGGCACTTTGCAAGTGTGGCATCAGTCCGCAAGCACCCTTGTTGCCGCTGGTCGAGGTATTCCACCTTCATCTCTACAGCTTGCTGCAGTTCCACTTTCCTGAGCACTACGCGTTCGTCCTTGCCATGCTGCTCAGAGGCACAGAATCCTGCTCCATTGCCGTGACCACCTGGGGCGTGTTTCTGCAAGCACTGGGTTACTGCATGCCTGACAAGGTAGTGAAGACTTACGATGAGGAGTATGCAAAACATCAGTGCCTGTTGACATTGGCTGAAGCTGGGGGAAGTATAGACACTACAGCAGACCACTTCACCGGCCTAAGAAAATCTGACGCCTCCACAGCAAAGAGTGGCTTGTATGGTCGAGTGAGGCCGTTTCTTCCAGTGCTACCCCGTTTCTTCAGTGTCATCGCACACTGCTACATTTGGGAAAAGCTCAAAGCTCCTAGTGCCAACTTGCAAGAGGCTGTAAACATTGTGCTGCGGCTCTATGGACCCTGGCTGGAACTAACCGACGGCAAGAGTATGTGCCTGCCGTGGCTCCCTGGAGACACAAAAGATGCTAGCTGCATGGCAGACTCACTTGTTACTGTACTGGCCTTCTttcatcgctgctgccaagaTGCCTGGAATGTGAATGTCCTGTCTCTTGCTTGGCAGCACTATTTCATCAAGTATGTGTGGACCAACCCGCCAGAATACATTACCACTGCTGTGCAAACTGCATTTGCCACATTGCCTTGGTCACAGTTTTGTCCCTCCACAGATGACATGAGGCTGGCTTGCAAGCTTTTGGAAGCAAAGTATTCTGGCCACTTGGATTTCCTGGTCAACGTGTTTACGCAAGTGCAGTGGAAGGAACGACTGGACGAAACCCTGCAGCTGGCAGCTGAATGTGTAGTGGAGTACCACTCATGTTTTGCTGAACTGGTTGTCAGCCTTGCATGGCACCAAAACATGTCTGCATTTGTGGCCACCACTGTTGGCCCACTGCACGAGCACGAGTGGGGCATGCTGCCTGTGGAACTGGTCAGCCTTGTCCAAAAGAAGCTTGCCTGCAACTGTGATGTGCGCCAGCTTCTGAAAGCaagccccggaacagacaagacaatGCTGGACTTTGTGGCCACCCTGTCGTGCATGTCACCCGGAACCAAGAGAGACCCAAACAAGCAGCTTTCGTTTGTGACCACGCTCGTTGGACTGTATGGCCCGGCCCTGGAAGCTGCCGAAGTTCAGGACGTGACCATGCTCCtgccgcagctgctcgaccaGTGTCAAATGGTGCAGGGTTCTGTGCCTGTTCTGGGGCGCGCCCTCTCTCTCCTGGACAGTGGCCGCAAGGGCAGCGCGCAAGAGCAGGCACTGCTCGGAGGCCTGCTACCCTGGCTCGACGAACGTCCGGGACATCCAGTCCTGCTGGCTGTGCTGGCAGCAGCCTGCACCAATATCGCGTCAGTGCAACACCTTGTTTGCGTGACGGAAGCCTGCCTCGCTGCGTTTTTCGAAGAAAACACTGCGGCCGACGGTGGCTGGGCGCAGGCGGCAGCCGCTTTCCGGGTTCCCGAGCTGACAGTGGCCGACTTCCGGGAGCAGTGTGCTATGCAGGGTGCGCATCTGACCCAAATGTGCTATCTGATGCACTGTTTGCCGCAGTGCCGCTCTCCTGAAGACGAACGTGCTCTGCTGGACCAGCTGGCCGACTGGGTTTCCCAGGGCCGAGCTGGTGGCGAGTCCGAACccaagctgctgctgctctgggCCAAGTTGCTGACCCTGAGCCTCCGTCAGCTTGACTTTGGTGGCAGCCCACAAGTGGTAGCTCGCCTCCTGGGAAACTTCTGCGCGACGTTGGGTGTCCTGGGTGAAGACCGTGACACAGGTGGCTTGCTCGGAGCTCTGGGCATGGGCCGCCGCTCAACGGTTTCTGTGCAGTTCAGGTTCTGCTGCCGTGTCGTGGCTGCTTTTGTGGCTGCGCGGCTCACTGACAATGCAGCTGTGGCCAACCAGATGCTCTCACGACTTCAGGTCCTACAGACCACCAAAGCATACCAGCCCCTGCTGCAAGAGATCCAAGAAGCCCTGAACATTGTGCAAGACACTAGTCTCACTCTTGGAGACAGCCTGCACATGATTCAAACACTTGTGAATTTTTTCTACTGTGAAAAGGCTTACCTAAGGGTCCTCTTCTTTGGCACTGTGTAA